Proteins encoded together in one Gemmatimonadota bacterium DH-78 window:
- the egtD gene encoding L-histidine N(alpha)-methyltransferase, which produces MTDPAAAPVETREDDEVGALRDEVWDRLQRRRLSSRWFYDRRGSELFERITRLPEYYPTRTELALLEAHAGPWMQRIRPGSVVELGAGSARKTRVILDALVEEVESPVYVPLDVSAEFLRATAEGLRTDYPQLRVVPEVGDLTRPLPVVRHGDPPALFALLGSTLGNFPPEMAIRILGHVARAMGADDRFLMGADLKPGPGKSVAELVAAYDDAQGVTAEFNRNMLRVLNARAGTDFDPEAFAHRAIWNEVEGWIEMHLVSRGGATVTVPGRGAMEFAPGDSVRTEISTKYDRATLDHLFGEAGLEIVEEVADPARRYAMVLARLAPA; this is translated from the coding sequence ATGACTGACCCCGCCGCCGCCCCGGTCGAGACCCGAGAGGACGACGAAGTCGGGGCCCTGCGCGACGAGGTGTGGGACCGGCTGCAGCGCCGCCGCCTCTCGTCGCGCTGGTTCTACGATCGACGCGGATCGGAGCTGTTCGAGCGGATCACCCGACTACCCGAGTACTATCCCACCCGCACCGAGCTCGCGCTGCTGGAGGCCCACGCAGGCCCGTGGATGCAGCGCATTCGCCCCGGATCGGTGGTGGAGCTGGGTGCCGGAAGTGCCCGGAAGACCCGCGTGATCCTCGACGCGCTGGTGGAGGAGGTGGAGTCGCCCGTGTACGTGCCGCTCGACGTCAGCGCCGAGTTCCTGCGCGCGACGGCGGAGGGGCTGCGCACCGACTATCCGCAGCTGCGCGTGGTGCCCGAGGTCGGCGATCTCACCCGCCCCCTGCCGGTGGTCCGGCACGGAGACCCACCGGCGCTCTTCGCGCTCCTGGGGAGCACGCTGGGCAACTTCCCGCCCGAGATGGCGATCCGGATCCTGGGTCATGTCGCCCGGGCCATGGGTGCGGACGATCGCTTTCTGATGGGCGCCGACCTCAAGCCGGGCCCTGGAAAATCCGTGGCCGAACTCGTCGCCGCCTACGACGACGCCCAGGGAGTGACGGCGGAGTTCAACCGCAACATGCTCCGTGTGCTGAATGCGCGGGCCGGCACCGATTTCGACCCCGAGGCCTTCGCGCACCGGGCGATCTGGAACGAGGTCGAGGGGTGGATCGAGATGCACCTGGTATCGCGCGGGGGCGCGACGGTCACGGTGCCCGGTCGCGGCGCCATGGAGTTCGCTCCGGGGGACTCCGTGCGGACCGAAATCTCCACGAAGTACGATCGCGCGACCCTCGACCACCTCTTCGGGGAGGCCGGTCTCGAGATCGTCGAAGAGGTGGCCGACCCCGCCCGCCGGTACGCGATGGTGCTCGCCCGGCTCGCGCCCGCATGA
- a CDS encoding glutamate-cysteine ligase family protein: protein MTPLRERIRALFRPGPEQRVGVEVEAIPVATETGRPVGSNDLVRAVRSLAAERGWPESTNYAGAPSFSTPSGGLLTFEPGGQIEYATAPMLHLGRLDDDVQGTLRPLGERLAEEGVRLLSRGLDPSTPLSDTRLHVAGERYSRMTEHLGRIGPSGHRMMRQTAALHLNVDVAGPPFEGWRAACAIAPALLAAFANSPWSEGRPTGHRSTRAAQWRLLDPSRTGLVATGPDPVGEYLEFALGARAFLLGPAGVPARPFEAWLPDANDAQTEAHLSTLFPEVRPRGYLEVRSVDALPLRWIAVPTALVVGLLFHPTARAEAAATPAWTEEELERAGRCGLSDPAIAARVDRLFDLAESGLASLDTEVAPDVIRDRVRDYRRTMTDLRLDPGATEAGDLIG, encoded by the coding sequence ATGACGCCCCTGCGAGAGCGCATTCGCGCCCTCTTTCGCCCCGGCCCGGAACAGCGGGTCGGAGTGGAGGTGGAGGCGATCCCGGTCGCGACGGAGACGGGCCGCCCGGTCGGTTCGAATGATCTCGTTCGCGCGGTTCGATCCCTCGCGGCGGAACGCGGCTGGCCGGAGTCGACCAACTATGCGGGGGCGCCGTCGTTCTCCACTCCGTCGGGCGGTCTGCTCACCTTCGAGCCGGGAGGGCAGATCGAGTACGCGACCGCGCCCATGCTGCATCTGGGTCGACTCGACGACGACGTTCAGGGCACGCTGCGCCCCCTGGGCGAGCGGCTCGCGGAAGAGGGGGTGCGCCTGCTTTCGAGAGGGCTCGATCCGAGCACCCCCCTCTCCGACACCCGCCTGCACGTCGCCGGTGAGCGCTACTCGCGCATGACCGAGCACCTCGGGCGAATCGGACCGAGCGGGCACCGCATGATGCGGCAGACCGCGGCCCTCCACCTGAACGTGGACGTGGCCGGACCGCCCTTCGAGGGATGGCGGGCCGCCTGCGCGATCGCGCCCGCTCTTCTGGCGGCCTTCGCCAACTCTCCGTGGTCGGAGGGGCGCCCCACGGGCCACCGCAGCACGCGGGCCGCCCAGTGGAGACTCCTCGACCCCAGTCGCACCGGGCTCGTGGCCACCGGCCCCGACCCCGTCGGCGAGTATCTCGAGTTCGCACTCGGCGCGCGAGCCTTCCTTCTGGGCCCGGCCGGCGTGCCCGCCCGGCCCTTCGAGGCCTGGCTTCCCGACGCGAACGACGCACAGACCGAGGCGCACCTCTCGACCCTCTTCCCCGAGGTGCGACCGCGCGGCTACCTCGAGGTGCGCTCGGTCGACGCGCTGCCCCTTCGGTGGATCGCCGTGCCGACGGCGCTCGTCGTGGGGCTGCTCTTCCATCCGACCGCGCGGGCCGAGGCCGCCGCGACGCCGGCCTGGACCGAAGAAGAGCTGGAACGGGCCGGGCGGTGCGGACTGTCCGACCCCGCGATCGCCGCCCGGGTCGACCGCCTCTTCGATCTGGCCGAGAGCGGACTGGCGTCGCTCGACACCGAGGTGGCTCCCGATGTCATTCGAGACCGGGTGCGCGACTACCGCCGGACCATGACCGACCTCCGCCTCGATCCGGGTGCGACGGAGGCGGGCGACCTCATCGGGTGA
- a CDS encoding TonB-dependent receptor, whose protein sequence is MRARLFGVLGLSGLFLLSAHPLSAQQGTLTGRVVDVESGQLLQSAQVQVLGVDEQQAGGILSDAQGRFRVQLPPGSYSIVATLVGYRQERVDGVTVSAGEMTEVEVRMTSTALELNPVVVTASRRREKALESPSTIVTISNDRVEERVALSPVDHVKALPGVDVNQTGLTQSNVVTRGFNNVFSGALLVMTDNRYASVPSLRFNAYNMIPTTQFDVERMEVLLGPAAALYGPNSADGVLHIITTSPIDDPGTKVAVSTGERGVFQTQFRTAFQLGEDAGLKFSGQFMQGDDWEYLDPVEVRAAEENPDTPLIGERDFAAERYGGEVRFDYRAWDDGEVILNAGHNNLGSSIELTGVGAGQARDWGYSYVQGRLTKGRLFAQAFLNKSDAGDSFLLRTGQPIIDRSTMMVGQVQHGFMVGETQDFTYGLDLQRTEPKTGGSITGRNEDDDIINEVGGYIHSETALSDKVDLLAALRVDHHNRLEDLVFSPRAAVVFKPAENQNFRVTFNRAFSTPTTNNLFLDLRAGRIPITAGVGYDVRTLGVPESGFTFTDRCTGGFMDYCMQSPFAPGQLPANAALLWDGLVQTLVPEPLRPLLTGPEAGDLGTVLRRFNQEEADFLPDSGPVDIERIKPTISNTFEVGYKGVLGGKLLLAADVYSNRLRDFVGPLRVETPSVFFDPATVQTFVLERLGPAIQGGLVTQEQATEIITNVSRLPVGTVAPDQSPSTDLILTYRNFGDVDLWGADLSFQYLATDRLSLTGSYAHVSEECFDFDEDGSCTSANDISLNAPANKGSLGARWDDRVTGLTLEGRMRYSEAFSMNSGVYIGDIDAYTSFDANVSYQLPWAPGATVTVTGTNIFDNVHRESVGAPEIGRLLMVRLAYEF, encoded by the coding sequence ATGCGCGCACGCCTCTTCGGTGTCCTCGGCCTGAGCGGCCTCTTCCTGCTCTCGGCCCATCCACTCTCCGCCCAACAGGGCACCCTCACCGGTCGGGTGGTCGATGTCGAGTCCGGCCAACTGCTGCAGAGCGCCCAGGTGCAGGTGCTCGGGGTCGACGAGCAGCAGGCCGGAGGGATTCTCAGCGATGCACAGGGGCGGTTCCGGGTACAACTTCCGCCCGGATCGTACTCGATCGTCGCCACGCTGGTCGGCTACCGGCAGGAGCGCGTCGACGGCGTGACGGTCTCGGCGGGTGAGATGACCGAAGTGGAGGTGCGCATGACCTCCACGGCCCTCGAGCTCAACCCCGTCGTGGTCACGGCGTCTCGCCGCCGGGAGAAGGCCCTCGAGTCGCCCTCGACCATCGTGACGATCTCGAACGACCGGGTGGAGGAGCGGGTGGCGCTCAGCCCCGTCGATCACGTGAAGGCGCTGCCCGGAGTGGACGTCAACCAGACCGGCCTCACCCAGAGCAACGTGGTGACCCGCGGTTTCAACAACGTCTTCTCGGGCGCGCTGCTGGTCATGACCGACAACCGCTATGCGTCGGTGCCCTCGCTGCGGTTCAACGCGTACAACATGATCCCCACCACCCAGTTCGACGTCGAGCGCATGGAGGTGCTGCTCGGGCCGGCCGCCGCTCTCTACGGGCCGAACTCGGCCGATGGAGTGCTGCACATCATCACCACCTCGCCGATCGACGATCCCGGGACCAAGGTGGCCGTGAGCACGGGGGAGCGGGGCGTCTTCCAGACGCAGTTCCGAACCGCCTTCCAACTCGGCGAGGACGCCGGACTCAAGTTCTCCGGCCAGTTCATGCAGGGGGACGACTGGGAGTATCTCGATCCCGTCGAGGTGCGGGCGGCCGAGGAGAACCCCGACACCCCGCTGATCGGGGAGCGCGATTTCGCCGCCGAGCGCTACGGCGGCGAGGTGCGGTTCGACTATCGGGCCTGGGACGATGGCGAGGTGATCCTCAACGCCGGGCACAACAACCTCGGCTCGTCGATCGAGCTGACCGGCGTGGGAGCCGGGCAGGCACGCGACTGGGGCTACTCGTACGTGCAGGGTCGCTTGACGAAGGGGCGGCTCTTCGCCCAGGCCTTCCTCAACAAGTCCGATGCCGGCGACAGCTTCCTGCTGCGCACGGGGCAGCCGATCATCGATCGCTCGACGATGATGGTCGGCCAGGTGCAGCACGGCTTCATGGTGGGAGAGACGCAGGACTTCACCTACGGACTCGACCTCCAGCGCACCGAGCCGAAGACCGGAGGCAGCATCACGGGGCGGAACGAGGACGACGACATCATCAACGAGGTGGGCGGGTACATCCACTCCGAGACCGCCCTCTCGGACAAGGTCGACCTTCTCGCCGCCCTGCGTGTGGACCACCACAACCGGCTCGAGGATCTGGTCTTCTCTCCCCGTGCCGCGGTGGTGTTCAAGCCCGCCGAGAACCAGAACTTCCGGGTGACCTTCAACCGGGCCTTCTCGACGCCGACCACGAACAACCTGTTCCTCGACCTGCGCGCGGGGCGCATCCCGATCACCGCGGGAGTCGGCTACGACGTGCGCACGCTGGGTGTGCCGGAGTCGGGCTTCACCTTCACGGACCGCTGCACCGGCGGGTTCATGGACTACTGCATGCAGAGTCCCTTCGCCCCGGGGCAGCTTCCGGCCAACGCGGCGCTGCTGTGGGACGGCCTCGTACAGACGCTCGTCCCCGAGCCGCTGCGGCCCCTGCTGACCGGCCCCGAGGCCGGCGACCTGGGCACCGTGCTTCGCCGCTTCAACCAGGAGGAGGCCGACTTCCTGCCCGACTCCGGACCCGTGGACATCGAGCGCATCAAGCCCACGATCTCCAACACCTTCGAGGTCGGCTACAAGGGCGTGCTCGGCGGCAAGCTCCTGCTCGCGGCGGACGTCTATTCGAACCGGCTGCGCGATTTCGTCGGCCCGCTGCGGGTGGAGACGCCGAGCGTGTTCTTCGACCCGGCCACCGTCCAGACCTTCGTGCTCGAGCGTCTCGGGCCGGCCATTCAGGGCGGCCTCGTGACGCAGGAGCAGGCGACGGAGATCATCACCAACGTCTCCCGACTGCCGGTGGGCACGGTCGCGCCCGATCAGTCCCCCTCGACCGACCTGATTCTCACCTACCGCAACTTCGGTGACGTGGATCTCTGGGGAGCCGACCTCTCGTTCCAGTACCTCGCCACCGACCGGCTGAGCCTGACCGGCTCCTACGCCCACGTGAGCGAGGAGTGCTTCGACTTCGACGAGGACGGCAGCTGCACGAGCGCGAACGACATCTCGCTCAACGCTCCCGCCAACAAGGGATCGCTCGGAGCCCGATGGGACGACCGGGTGACCGGCCTCACCCTCGAGGGGCGCATGCGCTACTCGGAGGCCTTCTCGATGAACTCGGGGGTGTACATCGGCGACATCGATGCGTACACATCGTTCGACGCCAACGTCTCGTACCAGCTTCCCTGGGCACCGGGGGCCACGGTGACGGTGACCGGCACCAACATCTTCGACAACGTCCACCGCGAGTCGGTGGGCGCGCCGGAGATCGGGCGGTTGCTCATGGTGCGGCTCGCCTACGAGTTCTGA
- the argR gene encoding arginine repressor produces the protein MPASPPPLERGRGLMSAKQARHGAIMELVREHRVASQDELRDLLLRRGFEVTQATVSRDVRELRLVKTPEPGGSARYTAPGSDDPTPALQRLLPTLFRSAEGAGQLLVVRTVTGGAQAVALAVDGEEWPEVLGTLAGDDTILVICRDAAGVEVVGRRVRSFAGRTD, from the coding sequence GTGCCCGCCTCTCCGCCGCCGCTCGAGCGGGGCAGGGGGCTGATGTCGGCCAAACAGGCCCGTCACGGCGCGATCATGGAGCTGGTGCGCGAGCACCGCGTCGCCAGCCAGGACGAACTGCGGGACCTCCTTCTTCGACGCGGGTTCGAAGTCACCCAGGCCACGGTGTCTCGCGACGTTCGTGAGCTGCGGCTCGTGAAGACCCCCGAGCCCGGCGGAAGCGCGCGGTATACCGCGCCGGGATCCGACGATCCCACGCCGGCGCTCCAGCGTCTGCTTCCCACGCTCTTTCGTTCGGCGGAAGGGGCGGGCCAACTGCTCGTGGTGCGCACGGTCACGGGTGGAGCTCAGGCCGTGGCCCTCGCGGTGGACGGCGAGGAGTGGCCGGAAGTGCTGGGGACCCTCGCCGGCGACGACACGATTCTGGTGATCTGTCGCGACGCGGCCGGCGTGGAGGTGGTCGGTCGCCGGGTGCGATCGTTCGCCGGTCGCACCGACTGA
- the argC gene encoding N-acetyl-gamma-glutamyl-phosphate reductase produces MTNDSSSIRTPRVGVVGGSGYTGRELLRILAGHRGVQTRWATSRSEAGRPTAVRGLPYQDLGFEALGDVDLVFLCLPHGAAVPWMEAADAAEVRVVDLTADHRPGSGREEGVVYGLTERNASEIARARKVANPGCYPTGVILSLEPLLEDGLLAESRTVTVAAASGVTGAGRSPKPHLLFAEIHGDYRAYGLGNDHRHLKEMRALLPGVPVLFVPHLLPVPRGILETISVAVAPGVDAEAVRAAWTRRYAGSGVVEVLAEGAPALRDVVDTDRLVLSAIDNEGLAEPTVTLVTAFDNLGKGAAGQAVQNMNLMLGLEAEEGLRCRR; encoded by the coding sequence ATGACCAATGACTCTTCTTCCATCCGCACCCCGCGCGTCGGCGTCGTGGGGGGCAGTGGGTACACCGGCCGCGAGCTGCTTCGAATCCTCGCCGGGCACCGGGGCGTGCAGACGCGGTGGGCCACCTCGCGCAGCGAGGCCGGAAGGCCCACGGCCGTTCGAGGTCTGCCCTACCAGGACCTCGGGTTCGAGGCGCTCGGCGACGTCGACCTCGTGTTCCTGTGCCTCCCCCACGGAGCAGCGGTGCCCTGGATGGAGGCGGCCGATGCGGCGGAGGTGCGGGTGGTGGACCTCACGGCGGATCACCGGCCCGGGTCGGGTCGCGAGGAGGGCGTGGTGTACGGCCTCACGGAGCGAAACGCATCGGAGATCGCCCGCGCGCGGAAAGTGGCCAATCCCGGCTGCTACCCCACGGGGGTGATCCTGTCGCTCGAACCCCTGCTCGAAGACGGGCTCCTCGCCGAGTCGCGCACGGTGACCGTCGCGGCGGCTTCGGGCGTGACGGGCGCCGGTCGGTCTCCCAAGCCTCATCTGCTGTTCGCGGAGATCCACGGCGACTACCGCGCCTACGGGTTGGGCAACGACCATCGCCACCTGAAGGAGATGAGGGCCCTCCTCCCCGGTGTGCCGGTGCTCTTCGTGCCCCATCTGCTGCCGGTGCCCCGCGGTATTCTCGAGACGATCTCCGTGGCCGTCGCGCCGGGGGTGGATGCGGAAGCGGTGCGCGCCGCGTGGACGCGACGGTACGCCGGAAGCGGGGTGGTGGAGGTGCTCGCCGAGGGCGCCCCCGCACTGCGGGATGTGGTGGACACCGATCGCCTGGTTCTTTCGGCGATCGACAACGAAGGCCTCGCGGAGCCGACGGTGACGCTGGTCACGGCCTTCGACAACCTGGGCAAGGGCGCCGCCGGACAGGCGGTGCAGAACATGAACCTGATGCTCGGCCTGGAGGCCGAAGAGGGACTGCGATGCCGTCGCTGA
- a CDS encoding aspartate aminotransferase family protein translates to MPSLTGTRSTRDALLGVYAPPNEMFVSGEGSWLVEESGRRFLDFTAGIAVNALGYDAPVIRRAVEEALATGMIHTSNLFRTEPAEALAAELVEHTFPGRVFFCNSGAEAGEATFKFARRWAGGGAKHEIVAFRGSFHGRLFGTLAATDRPAYRAPFEPVMPGVRWAEVGDIESVRAVVDRATTAAVVIEPVQGEGGIRPVPDDFLRALRALCDEHEVALIFDEIQCGFGRTGDLFAFESSGVTPDMLSLAKPIAGGFPMGAVVLAPHVADTIAPGDHATTFGGGPLVAHVARAVLRTVAAPAFLDGVRERAARLDAALHELVAAGVGATTVRGRGLMKGVVLNRPAAPVVAAARDEELLVCGAGPDVVRLLPPLNVELAEIDEGIARLQRALEASS, encoded by the coding sequence ATGCCGTCGCTGACCGGGACCCGCTCCACGCGGGATGCGCTCCTCGGAGTGTACGCACCCCCGAACGAGATGTTCGTATCGGGAGAGGGATCCTGGCTGGTGGAGGAGAGCGGCCGACGGTTCCTCGACTTCACCGCGGGGATCGCGGTGAACGCCCTCGGCTACGACGCCCCGGTCATCCGGCGCGCCGTGGAGGAGGCGCTCGCCACGGGCATGATCCACACCTCGAACCTCTTCCGCACGGAGCCGGCCGAGGCGCTGGCTGCCGAGCTGGTGGAGCACACCTTTCCGGGGCGCGTGTTCTTCTGCAACTCGGGGGCGGAGGCCGGCGAGGCGACCTTCAAATTCGCCCGTCGCTGGGCCGGCGGAGGCGCCAAGCACGAGATCGTGGCGTTTCGCGGCTCCTTCCACGGGCGGCTCTTCGGCACCCTCGCAGCCACGGACCGTCCGGCCTATCGGGCTCCCTTCGAGCCGGTCATGCCGGGAGTGCGGTGGGCCGAGGTTGGCGACATCGAGTCGGTGCGGGCGGTGGTGGATCGGGCGACCACGGCTGCCGTCGTGATCGAGCCGGTGCAGGGGGAGGGCGGGATCCGGCCGGTGCCGGACGACTTCCTTCGGGCATTGCGCGCCCTCTGCGACGAGCACGAAGTGGCGCTGATCTTCGACGAGATCCAGTGCGGGTTCGGGCGCACCGGCGATCTCTTCGCCTTCGAATCGTCCGGGGTGACCCCGGACATGCTGTCTCTCGCGAAGCCGATCGCCGGCGGCTTTCCGATGGGTGCCGTGGTGCTCGCCCCGCATGTGGCCGACACGATCGCGCCTGGCGACCACGCCACGACCTTCGGCGGGGGTCCGCTCGTGGCTCACGTGGCGCGCGCCGTGCTCCGCACCGTGGCTGCGCCCGCCTTCCTCGACGGCGTGCGGGAGCGCGCGGCGCGGCTCGACGCCGCGCTCCACGAACTGGTGGCGGCCGGGGTCGGGGCGACCACGGTTCGCGGTCGGGGGCTGATGAAGGGGGTGGTTCTGAACCGCCCCGCCGCGCCCGTGGTGGCCGCGGCACGCGACGAGGAACTGCTCGTGTGCGGCGCCGGGCCCGATGTGGTGCGGCTGCTGCCTCCGCTGAACGTGGAGCTCGCCGAGATCGACGAAGGGATCGCCCGCCTGCAGCGGGCACTGGAGGCGTCGTCGTGA
- the argH gene encoding argininosuccinate lyase, producing MSREGEETASLWGGRFEGGMAPAMVPLNLSLDVDGRLWRQDIAGSRGWARALGRAGVLTEAEVSALLAGLDAVATRLESGGIPAGVEDEDIHSLVERLLTEEAGEVALKLHTGRSRNDQVATDLRLWVRDAVSDLDRAITDLGRALLHLAEQGLDVVMPGYTHLQQGQPIRAAHWALAPVWPLLRDRARLRAAAEAAGVLPLGSGAVAGCPFPIDRDALAADLGFYAVTENSLDAISDRDFLADLLYAGALIGVHLSRVAEDLVLFSSAEFAFVRLSDGFSTGSSLMPQKRNPDVAELTRGKTGRLVGNLTGLLTLLKGLPTGYNRDLQEDKSLAFDTVDTLMLVLPALAGAVATARFRPDRIRARLDSQLWATDLADYLVHRGVPFRRSHEAIGRIVRLAEERGVGLQQLSVDDYRSIHPSFEEDVHDLFDWDRSADSRAVPGGTARSAVETQLAAARRALGG from the coding sequence GTGAGCCGCGAGGGCGAGGAGACCGCCTCTCTCTGGGGAGGGCGTTTCGAGGGGGGGATGGCCCCGGCGATGGTACCGCTGAACCTGAGCCTCGACGTGGATGGACGGCTCTGGCGTCAGGACATCGCCGGAAGTCGCGGCTGGGCTCGGGCGCTCGGCCGGGCCGGGGTGCTGACCGAGGCCGAGGTCTCGGCACTCCTGGCGGGCCTCGATGCGGTGGCTACCCGGCTCGAGTCGGGTGGGATTCCGGCGGGCGTGGAGGATGAAGACATCCATTCCCTGGTCGAGCGCCTCCTGACCGAAGAGGCGGGCGAGGTGGCCCTCAAGCTGCACACCGGCCGCAGCCGCAACGACCAGGTGGCCACCGATCTGCGGCTGTGGGTCCGCGACGCGGTGTCGGACCTCGACCGGGCGATCACCGACCTCGGCCGCGCCCTCCTGCACCTGGCCGAGCAGGGACTCGACGTGGTGATGCCGGGGTACACCCACCTGCAGCAGGGCCAGCCGATCCGCGCCGCACACTGGGCGCTCGCTCCGGTCTGGCCGCTGCTCCGCGACCGGGCGCGGCTTCGTGCCGCCGCCGAGGCGGCCGGCGTACTGCCCCTGGGCAGCGGCGCCGTGGCGGGGTGTCCGTTTCCGATCGATCGCGACGCCCTCGCTGCGGATCTCGGCTTTTACGCCGTCACGGAGAACTCGCTCGACGCGATCAGCGACCGCGATTTCCTGGCCGACCTGCTCTACGCGGGCGCGCTGATCGGCGTGCACCTGTCGCGCGTGGCCGAAGACCTCGTGCTCTTCTCCTCGGCGGAGTTCGCCTTCGTCCGCCTCTCCGACGGATTCTCGACCGGGTCGTCGCTGATGCCGCAGAAGCGCAACCCCGACGTGGCCGAACTCACGCGGGGAAAGACGGGTCGGCTGGTCGGCAATCTCACCGGCCTGCTCACCCTGCTGAAGGGGCTGCCCACCGGGTACAACCGCGATCTGCAGGAAGACAAGTCGCTCGCCTTCGATACCGTGGACACCCTGATGCTGGTGCTCCCCGCCCTGGCGGGCGCCGTGGCGACCGCACGGTTCCGGCCGGACCGCATTCGGGCTCGCCTCGACTCCCAGCTGTGGGCGACCGACCTCGCCGACTACCTCGTGCACAGGGGCGTGCCCTTCCGCCGCAGCCACGAGGCCATCGGGCGCATCGTCCGACTCGCCGAAGAGCGCGGAGTGGGGCTGCAGCAACTCTCCGTGGACGACTACCGCTCGATCCACCCGTC